A genomic stretch from Tribolium castaneum strain GA2 chromosome 6, icTriCast1.1, whole genome shotgun sequence includes:
- the LOC664087 gene encoding transcription factor hamlet isoform X8: protein MVVFNASQLWYETCVDIPNGAELIMGPREPLNLQDMFSDSVSADEKSDRETASQHSGTVDEREDDDEDESETRCCVCDQPFTDVDKLDDHLIVKHNYRKDEYRCDLCPKAYSHRPCLIKHRSVSHGEHRKYHCENCPKVFTDPSNLQRHIRIHHVGARSHACPECGKTFATSSGLKQHTHIHSSVKPFQCEVCFKAYTQFSNLCRHKRMHADCRMQIKCVKCGQSFSTVTSLSKHKRFCDSTTPTPSLSSQQNLPMGSNNPFSMYNTPACPLPFFPTHFSPYPPIFPPSGHHPSFINPLLFNPIPKLKSEEEQDGPKKLRLVSPDRFSPVKEHFTPPRVPSISAKISPPTAEEANLTPSPARPNHILSNPRDQLNQSDDHDFPKDLSRSTESKTPQSVSSEEGDQPLDLSLGWKKTRTEKPQIKHEIRDLLPKPKEEKIEVVDLEEDKKEVLSTPPMAYPRPIHPMFLEMYRPNFQLQNNDRLLPPAFGPRFPFLNSLPSHRIDLLRPGLQNFSSKPFHDMIQQQAQGKMKDRYACKFCGKVFPRSANLTRHLRTHTGEQPYKCRYCERSFSISSNLQRHVRNIHNKEKPFKCPLCERCFGQQTNLDRHLKKHEADDGSGGVAVADSPGSSNENEREDACFDEIRSFMGKVTYAGGDPYNQTRIYTPPSHSVIDVVGKDEEDSETYSEEAPLEEFAANKIEDEVLNNNDQTIKVST, encoded by the exons CTGTGGTACGAAACCTGCGTGGACATTCCCAACGGGGCCGAGCTGATCATGGGCCCTCGGGAGCCGCTCAACCTGCAGGACATGTTCAGCGACTCGGTCTCGGCCGACGAAAAGTCCGATCGGGAAACAG CGTCGCAGCACAGTGGTACGGTGGACGAGCGTGAAGACGACGACGAAGACGAGTCCGAAACGCGCTGTTGCGTGTGCGACCAGCCCTTCACCGACGTAGATAA ATTAGACGACCATCTCATCGTCAAGCACAACTACCGCAAGGATGAGTACCGGTGCGACCTCTGCCCTAAAGCCTACTCCCATCGTCCTTGCCTCATAAAGCACCGGTCGGTGAGCCACGGCGAGCACCGGAAGTACCATTGCGAGAACTGCCCCAAG GTATTTACAGACCCCAGCAATCTCCAGAGACACATAAGAATCCACCACGTGGGTGCCCGGTCCCATGCGTGCCCAGAATGCGGAAAGACTTTCGCAACATCGTCGGGACTTAAACAACACACGCATATCCACTCGAGTGTGAAGCCCTTTCAGTGCGAAGTGTGCTTTAAG GCGTACACGCAATTCTCGAACTTGTGCCGCCACAAACGGATGCATGCCGACTGTCGCATGCAAATAAAATGCGTCAAGTGTGGGCAGTCGTTCTCGACGGTGACTTCTCTATCGAAACATAAACGATTTTGTGATTCCACAACACCAACTCCTTCGCTAAGCTCCCAGCAGAATTTGCCCATGGGGAGTAATAACCCGTTCTCGATGTATAACACGCCGGCTTGCCCTCTCCCGTTTTTCCCAACTCACTTTTCCCCCTACCCGCCCATTTTCCCACCGTCGGGACACCACCCATCGTTCATTAACCCGCTCCTGTTCAACCCCATCCCGAAATTGAAGAGTGAGGAAGAGCAGGACGGGCCGAAAAAACTGAGATTGGTGAGTCCGGACCGGTTTTCCCCAGTCAAGGAGCACTTCACCCCGCCGCGAGTCCCGTCAATTTCGGCCAAGATTAGCCCACCAACCGCCGAAGAAGCTAATTTGACGCCATCGCCAGCGAGACCCAACCACATCCTGTCGAATCCACGGGACCAACTCAATCAGTCTGACGACCACGATTTCCCGAAAGACTTGTCCCGAAGCACCGAAAGTAAAACCCCCCAGTCTGTCAGTAGTGAAGAGGGTGACCAACCCCTTGACTTGAGCCTCGGTTGGAAGAAAACCCGCACCGAGAAACCCCAAATCAAGCACGAAATCCGCGATTTGCTCCCCAAACCCAAGGAAGAGAAAATCGAAGTCGTGGACTTGGAGGAGGACAAGAAGGAGGTGTTGTCCACCCCCCCGATGGCCTACCCCCGGCCCATCCACCCCATGTTCTTGGAAATGTACCGGCCGAACTTCCAGTTGCAGAACAACGACCGGTTACTACCCCCAGCGTTCGGCCCCCGGTTTCCTTTCTTAAACTCGTTGCCGTCACACAGGATTGACTTGCTGCGGCCTGGGCTCCAGAACTTCAGCTCGAAGCCGTTTCATGACATGATCCAGCAGCAAGCCCAGGGGAAGATGAAGGACCGGTACGCTTGCAAATTCTGCGGCAAGGTGTTCCCCCGGTCCGCGAACCTGACCCGGCACTTGCGGACGCACACGGGGGAGCAGCCCTACAAGTGCCGCTATTGTGAGCGCTCTTTCAGCATCTCGAGCAATCTGCAGCGGCACGTGAGGAACATTCACAACAAAGAGAAGCCCTTCAAGTGTCCGCTGTGCGAGAGGTGTTTCGGCCAACAAACCAATTTAGATCGGCATCTGAAGAAGCACGAGGCGGACGACGGGAGCGGAGGAGTGGCCGTGGCGGACTCGCCCGGGAGCAGCAACGAGAACGAGCGGGAGGACGCGTGTTTTGACGAGATCCGCTCCTTCATGGGGAAGGTGACGTACGCTGGGGGCGACCCCTACAACCAGACCCGGATCTACACGCCGCCCTCGCACAGCGTGATCGACGTGGTGGGGAAGGACGAGGAGGACTCGGAGACGTACTCGGAGGAGGCGCCCCTGGAGGAGTTCGCAGCGAATAAGATCGAGGACGAAGTGCTGAACAACAACGATCAGACTATAAAAGTTTCCACTTAG
- the LOC664087 gene encoding transcription factor hamlet isoform X7, translating to MVVFNASQVVAGSGVRGWLDGSGESQNWLKLIRSCDKSSANMRYYLQGGQLWYETCVDIPNGAELIMGPREPLNLQDMFSDSVSADEKSDRETASQHSGTVDEREDDDEDESETRCCVCDQPFTDVDKLDDHLIVKHNYRKDEYRCDLCPKAYSHRPCLIKHRSVSHGEHRKYHCENCPKVFTDPSNLQRHIRIHHVGARSHACPECGKTFATSSGLKQHTHIHSSVKPFQCEVCFKAYTQFSNLCRHKRMHADCRMQIKCVKCGQSFSTVTSLSKHKRFCDSTTPTPSLSSQQNLPMGSNNPFSMYNTPACPLPFFPTHFSPYPPIFPPSGHHPSFINPLLFNPIPKLKSEEEQDGPKKLRLVSPDRFSPVKEHFTPPRVPSISAKISPPTAEEANLTPSPARPNHILSNPRDQLNQSDDHDFPKDLSRSTESKTPQSVSSEEGDQPLDLSLGWKKTRTEKPQIKHEIRDLLPKPKEEKIEVVDLEEDKKEVLSTPPMAYPRPIHPMFLEMYRPNFQLQNNDRLLPPAFGPRFPFLNSLPSHRIDLLRPGLQNFSSKPFHDMIQQQAQGKMKDRYACKFCGKVFPRSANLTRHLRTHTGEQPYKCRYCERSFSISSNLQRHVRNIHNKEKPFKCPLCERCFGQQTNLDRHLKKHEADDGSGGVAVADSPGSSNENEREDACFDEIRSFMGKVTYAGGDPYNQTRIYTPPSHSVIDVVGKDEEDSETYSEEAPLEEFAANKIEDEVLNNNDQTIKVST from the exons GTCGTCGCCGGCTCCGGAGTCCGGGGATGGCTGGACGGCTCCGGGGAGAGCCAGAACTGGCTCAAACTGATCCGAAGTTGCGATAAAAGCTCAGCGAATATGCGGTATTATCTCCAAGGAGGACAA CTGTGGTACGAAACCTGCGTGGACATTCCCAACGGGGCCGAGCTGATCATGGGCCCTCGGGAGCCGCTCAACCTGCAGGACATGTTCAGCGACTCGGTCTCGGCCGACGAAAAGTCCGATCGGGAAACAG CGTCGCAGCACAGTGGTACGGTGGACGAGCGTGAAGACGACGACGAAGACGAGTCCGAAACGCGCTGTTGCGTGTGCGACCAGCCCTTCACCGACGTAGATAA ATTAGACGACCATCTCATCGTCAAGCACAACTACCGCAAGGATGAGTACCGGTGCGACCTCTGCCCTAAAGCCTACTCCCATCGTCCTTGCCTCATAAAGCACCGGTCGGTGAGCCACGGCGAGCACCGGAAGTACCATTGCGAGAACTGCCCCAAG GTATTTACAGACCCCAGCAATCTCCAGAGACACATAAGAATCCACCACGTGGGTGCCCGGTCCCATGCGTGCCCAGAATGCGGAAAGACTTTCGCAACATCGTCGGGACTTAAACAACACACGCATATCCACTCGAGTGTGAAGCCCTTTCAGTGCGAAGTGTGCTTTAAG GCGTACACGCAATTCTCGAACTTGTGCCGCCACAAACGGATGCATGCCGACTGTCGCATGCAAATAAAATGCGTCAAGTGTGGGCAGTCGTTCTCGACGGTGACTTCTCTATCGAAACATAAACGATTTTGTGATTCCACAACACCAACTCCTTCGCTAAGCTCCCAGCAGAATTTGCCCATGGGGAGTAATAACCCGTTCTCGATGTATAACACGCCGGCTTGCCCTCTCCCGTTTTTCCCAACTCACTTTTCCCCCTACCCGCCCATTTTCCCACCGTCGGGACACCACCCATCGTTCATTAACCCGCTCCTGTTCAACCCCATCCCGAAATTGAAGAGTGAGGAAGAGCAGGACGGGCCGAAAAAACTGAGATTGGTGAGTCCGGACCGGTTTTCCCCAGTCAAGGAGCACTTCACCCCGCCGCGAGTCCCGTCAATTTCGGCCAAGATTAGCCCACCAACCGCCGAAGAAGCTAATTTGACGCCATCGCCAGCGAGACCCAACCACATCCTGTCGAATCCACGGGACCAACTCAATCAGTCTGACGACCACGATTTCCCGAAAGACTTGTCCCGAAGCACCGAAAGTAAAACCCCCCAGTCTGTCAGTAGTGAAGAGGGTGACCAACCCCTTGACTTGAGCCTCGGTTGGAAGAAAACCCGCACCGAGAAACCCCAAATCAAGCACGAAATCCGCGATTTGCTCCCCAAACCCAAGGAAGAGAAAATCGAAGTCGTGGACTTGGAGGAGGACAAGAAGGAGGTGTTGTCCACCCCCCCGATGGCCTACCCCCGGCCCATCCACCCCATGTTCTTGGAAATGTACCGGCCGAACTTCCAGTTGCAGAACAACGACCGGTTACTACCCCCAGCGTTCGGCCCCCGGTTTCCTTTCTTAAACTCGTTGCCGTCACACAGGATTGACTTGCTGCGGCCTGGGCTCCAGAACTTCAGCTCGAAGCCGTTTCATGACATGATCCAGCAGCAAGCCCAGGGGAAGATGAAGGACCGGTACGCTTGCAAATTCTGCGGCAAGGTGTTCCCCCGGTCCGCGAACCTGACCCGGCACTTGCGGACGCACACGGGGGAGCAGCCCTACAAGTGCCGCTATTGTGAGCGCTCTTTCAGCATCTCGAGCAATCTGCAGCGGCACGTGAGGAACATTCACAACAAAGAGAAGCCCTTCAAGTGTCCGCTGTGCGAGAGGTGTTTCGGCCAACAAACCAATTTAGATCGGCATCTGAAGAAGCACGAGGCGGACGACGGGAGCGGAGGAGTGGCCGTGGCGGACTCGCCCGGGAGCAGCAACGAGAACGAGCGGGAGGACGCGTGTTTTGACGAGATCCGCTCCTTCATGGGGAAGGTGACGTACGCTGGGGGCGACCCCTACAACCAGACCCGGATCTACACGCCGCCCTCGCACAGCGTGATCGACGTGGTGGGGAAGGACGAGGAGGACTCGGAGACGTACTCGGAGGAGGCGCCCCTGGAGGAGTTCGCAGCGAATAAGATCGAGGACGAAGTGCTGAACAACAACGATCAGACTATAAAAGTTTCCACTTAG
- the LOC664087 gene encoding transcription factor hamlet isoform X6 yields MVVFNASQVVAGSGVRGWLDGSGESQNWLKLIRSCDKSSANMRYYLQGGQVSGKLWYETCVDIPNGAELIMGPREPLNLQDMFSDSVSADEKSDRETASQHSGTVDEREDDDEDESETRCCVCDQPFTDVDKLDDHLIVKHNYRKDEYRCDLCPKAYSHRPCLIKHRSVSHGEHRKYHCENCPKVFTDPSNLQRHIRIHHVGARSHACPECGKTFATSSGLKQHTHIHSSVKPFQCEVCFKAYTQFSNLCRHKRMHADCRMQIKCVKCGQSFSTVTSLSKHKRFCDSTTPTPSLSSQQNLPMGSNNPFSMYNTPACPLPFFPTHFSPYPPIFPPSGHHPSFINPLLFNPIPKLKSEEEQDGPKKLRLVSPDRFSPVKEHFTPPRVPSISAKISPPTAEEANLTPSPARPNHILSNPRDQLNQSDDHDFPKDLSRSTESKTPQSVSSEEGDQPLDLSLGWKKTRTEKPQIKHEIRDLLPKPKEEKIEVVDLEEDKKEVLSTPPMAYPRPIHPMFLEMYRPNFQLQNNDRLLPPAFGPRFPFLNSLPSHRIDLLRPGLQNFSSKPFHDMIQQQAQGKMKDRYACKFCGKVFPRSANLTRHLRTHTGEQPYKCRYCERSFSISSNLQRHVRNIHNKEKPFKCPLCERCFGQQTNLDRHLKKHEADDGSGGVAVADSPGSSNENEREDACFDEIRSFMGKVTYAGGDPYNQTRIYTPPSHSVIDVVGKDEEDSETYSEEAPLEEFAANKIEDEVLNNNDQTIKVST; encoded by the exons GTCGTCGCCGGCTCCGGAGTCCGGGGATGGCTGGACGGCTCCGGGGAGAGCCAGAACTGGCTCAAACTGATCCGAAGTTGCGATAAAAGCTCAGCGAATATGCGGTATTATCTCCAAGGAGGACAAGTGAGTGGAAAG CTGTGGTACGAAACCTGCGTGGACATTCCCAACGGGGCCGAGCTGATCATGGGCCCTCGGGAGCCGCTCAACCTGCAGGACATGTTCAGCGACTCGGTCTCGGCCGACGAAAAGTCCGATCGGGAAACAG CGTCGCAGCACAGTGGTACGGTGGACGAGCGTGAAGACGACGACGAAGACGAGTCCGAAACGCGCTGTTGCGTGTGCGACCAGCCCTTCACCGACGTAGATAA ATTAGACGACCATCTCATCGTCAAGCACAACTACCGCAAGGATGAGTACCGGTGCGACCTCTGCCCTAAAGCCTACTCCCATCGTCCTTGCCTCATAAAGCACCGGTCGGTGAGCCACGGCGAGCACCGGAAGTACCATTGCGAGAACTGCCCCAAG GTATTTACAGACCCCAGCAATCTCCAGAGACACATAAGAATCCACCACGTGGGTGCCCGGTCCCATGCGTGCCCAGAATGCGGAAAGACTTTCGCAACATCGTCGGGACTTAAACAACACACGCATATCCACTCGAGTGTGAAGCCCTTTCAGTGCGAAGTGTGCTTTAAG GCGTACACGCAATTCTCGAACTTGTGCCGCCACAAACGGATGCATGCCGACTGTCGCATGCAAATAAAATGCGTCAAGTGTGGGCAGTCGTTCTCGACGGTGACTTCTCTATCGAAACATAAACGATTTTGTGATTCCACAACACCAACTCCTTCGCTAAGCTCCCAGCAGAATTTGCCCATGGGGAGTAATAACCCGTTCTCGATGTATAACACGCCGGCTTGCCCTCTCCCGTTTTTCCCAACTCACTTTTCCCCCTACCCGCCCATTTTCCCACCGTCGGGACACCACCCATCGTTCATTAACCCGCTCCTGTTCAACCCCATCCCGAAATTGAAGAGTGAGGAAGAGCAGGACGGGCCGAAAAAACTGAGATTGGTGAGTCCGGACCGGTTTTCCCCAGTCAAGGAGCACTTCACCCCGCCGCGAGTCCCGTCAATTTCGGCCAAGATTAGCCCACCAACCGCCGAAGAAGCTAATTTGACGCCATCGCCAGCGAGACCCAACCACATCCTGTCGAATCCACGGGACCAACTCAATCAGTCTGACGACCACGATTTCCCGAAAGACTTGTCCCGAAGCACCGAAAGTAAAACCCCCCAGTCTGTCAGTAGTGAAGAGGGTGACCAACCCCTTGACTTGAGCCTCGGTTGGAAGAAAACCCGCACCGAGAAACCCCAAATCAAGCACGAAATCCGCGATTTGCTCCCCAAACCCAAGGAAGAGAAAATCGAAGTCGTGGACTTGGAGGAGGACAAGAAGGAGGTGTTGTCCACCCCCCCGATGGCCTACCCCCGGCCCATCCACCCCATGTTCTTGGAAATGTACCGGCCGAACTTCCAGTTGCAGAACAACGACCGGTTACTACCCCCAGCGTTCGGCCCCCGGTTTCCTTTCTTAAACTCGTTGCCGTCACACAGGATTGACTTGCTGCGGCCTGGGCTCCAGAACTTCAGCTCGAAGCCGTTTCATGACATGATCCAGCAGCAAGCCCAGGGGAAGATGAAGGACCGGTACGCTTGCAAATTCTGCGGCAAGGTGTTCCCCCGGTCCGCGAACCTGACCCGGCACTTGCGGACGCACACGGGGGAGCAGCCCTACAAGTGCCGCTATTGTGAGCGCTCTTTCAGCATCTCGAGCAATCTGCAGCGGCACGTGAGGAACATTCACAACAAAGAGAAGCCCTTCAAGTGTCCGCTGTGCGAGAGGTGTTTCGGCCAACAAACCAATTTAGATCGGCATCTGAAGAAGCACGAGGCGGACGACGGGAGCGGAGGAGTGGCCGTGGCGGACTCGCCCGGGAGCAGCAACGAGAACGAGCGGGAGGACGCGTGTTTTGACGAGATCCGCTCCTTCATGGGGAAGGTGACGTACGCTGGGGGCGACCCCTACAACCAGACCCGGATCTACACGCCGCCCTCGCACAGCGTGATCGACGTGGTGGGGAAGGACGAGGAGGACTCGGAGACGTACTCGGAGGAGGCGCCCCTGGAGGAGTTCGCAGCGAATAAGATCGAGGACGAAGTGCTGAACAACAACGATCAGACTATAAAAGTTTCCACTTAG